In a single window of the Thermofilum uzonense genome:
- a CDS encoding HEPN domain-containing protein, translating into MKRRALSFLEAAKFSLQKGFYDLAAFNAEQAAQIYLKATLLELIGDYPRTYSLIHLLSELKRVDEKLVDGFIRENKRGLHNLEDAYLTSRYFYKSFDREDGEYLIDLAERVISLCEKLRHSMGKI; encoded by the coding sequence TTGAAAAGGAGGGCGCTCTCATTCCTTGAGGCCGCGAAATTTTCACTGCAGAAGGGGTTCTACGACCTTGCAGCCTTTAACGCAGAGCAGGCCGCTCAAATATACCTTAAGGCCACACTATTAGAGCTTATAGGAGATTATCCAAGAACCTACTCCCTAATACATCTCCTAAGCGAGCTCAAGCGAGTAGATGAAAAATTGGTAGACGGGTTTATAAGGGAAAATAAAAGAGGTTTACACAACTTGGAGGACGCTTACCTAACAAGCAGGTATTTCTATAAGAGTTTTGACAGAGAAGACGGGGAATACTTGATCGATCTCGCTGAAAGGGTGATTAGCCTTTGTGAAAAACTTAGACATAGCATGGGAAAGATCTAA